A window of Calonectris borealis chromosome 3, bCalBor7.hap1.2, whole genome shotgun sequence contains these coding sequences:
- the ASB3 gene encoding ankyrin repeat and SOCS box protein 3 isoform X1, which translates to MDFTEAYSDRCSAVGLAAREGNVKMLRKLIKQGYSIDVPDNRGWVPIHEAAAHNSSECLRLLVRAAPSDDYINSKTFEGMCALHLSARHGSLESVRVLLEAGADPNEVTTEATTALFLAVENGHADIVNFLLQHGANVKGPHSWSGWNSLHQASFQGCTEIMKILLEKGASKECKDDFGITPLFVAAQYGKLESLRLLVSHGADVNCQAKDRATPLLIAAQEGHAECVELLLSRGADPNLYCNEDNWQLPIHAAAEMGHKEILELLIPITDRICDKGKGKVSPVYSAVYGGNKECLEMLLKEGYSPDAQECLNFDCRSPMCMVFQKEFFHFIDIFLKYGITLLGINLGYCLFHEKFALFQRFLKLGCLLPSGDQLSEFISYTIKAHEEYKGWLPFLLLAGFNPVNLMRRFWIFSVSENALNFILEFTNWKRLPPAVEQDLSDYKEKFTWTPKSHFAFIPSLSHLCRLEIRSILTSERLRSDRFIRELPLPACLQDYLLYLDVLRVNAIPEAEDYLGQREEGAPSPSHSSAEDAERRDACNAGVR; encoded by the exons ATGGATTTCACGGAGGCCTATTCCGATCGATGCTCTGCTGTGGGGCTTGCAGccagagaaggaaatgttaaAATGCTGAGGAAACTAATTAAGCAGGGATACAGCATTGATGTTCCAGATAACAGGGGGTGGGTGCCAATCCACGAAGCAGCAGCTCACAATTCGAGTGAATGTCTGAGGCTGCTAGTTCGTGCAG CTCCATCTGATGACTACATAAATTCAAAGACGTTTGAAGGGATGTGTGCGCTGCACCTTTCGGCACGCCACGGATCTTTGGAAAGTGTTCGTGTTCTTCTGGAAGCTGGGGCTGACCCCAATGAAGTTACCACCGAAGCAACCACCGCGCTGTTTCTAG CTGTTGAAAATGGACATGCAGACATTGTAAATTTTCTGCTCCAACACGGAGCGAATGTTAAAGGACCTCATTCTTGGTCTGGATGGAATTCTTTGCACCAAGCTTCTTTTCAG ggaTGCACTGAGATAATGAAAATACTCCTGGAGAAAGGGGCAAGCAAGGAATGTAAGGATGACTTTGGAATTACACCTTTGTTTGTTGCTGCTCAGTATGGAAAGCTGGAGAGTTTAAGACTGCTTGTATCCCATG GTGCAGACGTAAACTGTCAAGCCAAGGACAGAGCCACTCCCCTGCTGATTGCTGCACAGGAGGGCCACGCCGAATGTGTGGAACTGCTGTTATCTAGAGGGGCAGATCCAAATCTCTACTGCAACGAGGATAACTGGCAGTTACCTATTCACGCAGCGGCTGAAATGGGCCATAAAGA gatACTAGAGTTGCTAATACCAATTACTGATAGGATTTGTgacaaaggcaaaggcaaagtgaGCCCTGTGTATTCAGCAGTATATGGTGGTAATAAAGAATGTCTGGAAATGTTACTTAAAGAAGGCTACAGTCCAGATGCTCAAGAGTGCCTTAACTTCGACTGCAGATCACCCATGTGTATGGTCTTCCAAAAAGA gttttttcatttcattgataTTTTCCTGAAATACGGGATCACCTTACTTGGGATTAATTTGGGATATTGCCTCTTCCATGAGAAGTTTGCTTTGTTTCAACGCTTCTTGAAGCTGGGCTGTTTGCTGCCTTCTGGGGACCAATTGTCGGAGTTCATAAGTTACACAATTAAAGCGCATGAGGAGTACAAGGGATGGCTGCCTTTTCTGCTCTTGGCTGGTTTTAATCCAGTGAATTTAATGCGCAGATTCTG GATTTTCTCTGTGAGCGAGAATGCCCTTAACTTCATCCTGGAGTTCACGAACTGGAAGAGACTGCCTCCAGCTGTAGAGCAAGACCTTTCGGACTACAAAGAGAAGTTCACCTGGACTCCCAAGAGCCATTTTG cCTTCATTCCTTCCCTGTCTCATCTTTGTCGTCTTGAGATCCGGTCCATTTTAACGAGTGAACGCCTGCGATCGGACCGGTTTATCCGGGAATTGCCATTGCCAGCTTGTCTCCAGGACTACCTTCTCTACTTAGATGTACTGCGAGTCAACGCTATCCCAGAAGCGGAGGATTATCtggggcagagagaggagggagcTCCCTCTCCCAGTCACTCCAGCGCTGAAGATGCAGAGAGGAGGGATGCCTGTAACGCCGGTGTTAGGTGA
- the ASB3 gene encoding ankyrin repeat and SOCS box protein 3 isoform X3 — MDFTEAYSDRCSAVGLAAREGNVKMLRKLIKQGYSIDVPDNRGWVPIHEAAAHNSSECLRLLVRAAPSDDYINSKTFEGMCALHLSARHGSLESVRVLLEAGADPNEVTTEATTALFLAVENGHADIVNFLLQHGANVKGPHSWSGWNSLHQASFQGCTEIMKILLEKGASKECKDDFGITPLFVAAQYGKLESLRLLVSHGADVNCQAKDRATPLLIAAQEGHAECVELLLSRGADPNLYCNEDNWQLPIHAAAEMGHKEFFHFIDIFLKYGITLLGINLGYCLFHEKFALFQRFLKLGCLLPSGDQLSEFISYTIKAHEEYKGWLPFLLLAGFNPVNLMRRFWIFSVSENALNFILEFTNWKRLPPAVEQDLSDYKEKFTWTPKSHFAFIPSLSHLCRLEIRSILTSERLRSDRFIRELPLPACLQDYLLYLDVLRVNAIPEAEDYLGQREEGAPSPSHSSAEDAERRDACNAGVR, encoded by the exons ATGGATTTCACGGAGGCCTATTCCGATCGATGCTCTGCTGTGGGGCTTGCAGccagagaaggaaatgttaaAATGCTGAGGAAACTAATTAAGCAGGGATACAGCATTGATGTTCCAGATAACAGGGGGTGGGTGCCAATCCACGAAGCAGCAGCTCACAATTCGAGTGAATGTCTGAGGCTGCTAGTTCGTGCAG CTCCATCTGATGACTACATAAATTCAAAGACGTTTGAAGGGATGTGTGCGCTGCACCTTTCGGCACGCCACGGATCTTTGGAAAGTGTTCGTGTTCTTCTGGAAGCTGGGGCTGACCCCAATGAAGTTACCACCGAAGCAACCACCGCGCTGTTTCTAG CTGTTGAAAATGGACATGCAGACATTGTAAATTTTCTGCTCCAACACGGAGCGAATGTTAAAGGACCTCATTCTTGGTCTGGATGGAATTCTTTGCACCAAGCTTCTTTTCAG ggaTGCACTGAGATAATGAAAATACTCCTGGAGAAAGGGGCAAGCAAGGAATGTAAGGATGACTTTGGAATTACACCTTTGTTTGTTGCTGCTCAGTATGGAAAGCTGGAGAGTTTAAGACTGCTTGTATCCCATG GTGCAGACGTAAACTGTCAAGCCAAGGACAGAGCCACTCCCCTGCTGATTGCTGCACAGGAGGGCCACGCCGAATGTGTGGAACTGCTGTTATCTAGAGGGGCAGATCCAAATCTCTACTGCAACGAGGATAACTGGCAGTTACCTATTCACGCAGCGGCTGAAATGGGCCATAAAGA gttttttcatttcattgataTTTTCCTGAAATACGGGATCACCTTACTTGGGATTAATTTGGGATATTGCCTCTTCCATGAGAAGTTTGCTTTGTTTCAACGCTTCTTGAAGCTGGGCTGTTTGCTGCCTTCTGGGGACCAATTGTCGGAGTTCATAAGTTACACAATTAAAGCGCATGAGGAGTACAAGGGATGGCTGCCTTTTCTGCTCTTGGCTGGTTTTAATCCAGTGAATTTAATGCGCAGATTCTG GATTTTCTCTGTGAGCGAGAATGCCCTTAACTTCATCCTGGAGTTCACGAACTGGAAGAGACTGCCTCCAGCTGTAGAGCAAGACCTTTCGGACTACAAAGAGAAGTTCACCTGGACTCCCAAGAGCCATTTTG cCTTCATTCCTTCCCTGTCTCATCTTTGTCGTCTTGAGATCCGGTCCATTTTAACGAGTGAACGCCTGCGATCGGACCGGTTTATCCGGGAATTGCCATTGCCAGCTTGTCTCCAGGACTACCTTCTCTACTTAGATGTACTGCGAGTCAACGCTATCCCAGAAGCGGAGGATTATCtggggcagagagaggagggagcTCCCTCTCCCAGTCACTCCAGCGCTGAAGATGCAGAGAGGAGGGATGCCTGTAACGCCGGTGTTAGGTGA
- the ASB3 gene encoding ankyrin repeat and SOCS box protein 3 isoform X2 — MDFTEAYSDRCSAVGLAAREGNVKMLRKLIKQGYSIDVPDNRGWVPIHEAAAHNSSECLRLLVRAAPSDDYINSKTFEGMCALHLSARHGSLESVRVLLEAGADPNEVTTEATTALFLAVENGHADIVNFLLQHGANVKGPHSWSGWNSLHQASFQGCTEIMKILLEKGASKECADVNCQAKDRATPLLIAAQEGHAECVELLLSRGADPNLYCNEDNWQLPIHAAAEMGHKEILELLIPITDRICDKGKGKVSPVYSAVYGGNKECLEMLLKEGYSPDAQECLNFDCRSPMCMVFQKEFFHFIDIFLKYGITLLGINLGYCLFHEKFALFQRFLKLGCLLPSGDQLSEFISYTIKAHEEYKGWLPFLLLAGFNPVNLMRRFWIFSVSENALNFILEFTNWKRLPPAVEQDLSDYKEKFTWTPKSHFAFIPSLSHLCRLEIRSILTSERLRSDRFIRELPLPACLQDYLLYLDVLRVNAIPEAEDYLGQREEGAPSPSHSSAEDAERRDACNAGVR; from the exons ATGGATTTCACGGAGGCCTATTCCGATCGATGCTCTGCTGTGGGGCTTGCAGccagagaaggaaatgttaaAATGCTGAGGAAACTAATTAAGCAGGGATACAGCATTGATGTTCCAGATAACAGGGGGTGGGTGCCAATCCACGAAGCAGCAGCTCACAATTCGAGTGAATGTCTGAGGCTGCTAGTTCGTGCAG CTCCATCTGATGACTACATAAATTCAAAGACGTTTGAAGGGATGTGTGCGCTGCACCTTTCGGCACGCCACGGATCTTTGGAAAGTGTTCGTGTTCTTCTGGAAGCTGGGGCTGACCCCAATGAAGTTACCACCGAAGCAACCACCGCGCTGTTTCTAG CTGTTGAAAATGGACATGCAGACATTGTAAATTTTCTGCTCCAACACGGAGCGAATGTTAAAGGACCTCATTCTTGGTCTGGATGGAATTCTTTGCACCAAGCTTCTTTTCAG ggaTGCACTGAGATAATGAAAATACTCCTGGAGAAAGGGGCAAGCAAGGAAT GTGCAGACGTAAACTGTCAAGCCAAGGACAGAGCCACTCCCCTGCTGATTGCTGCACAGGAGGGCCACGCCGAATGTGTGGAACTGCTGTTATCTAGAGGGGCAGATCCAAATCTCTACTGCAACGAGGATAACTGGCAGTTACCTATTCACGCAGCGGCTGAAATGGGCCATAAAGA gatACTAGAGTTGCTAATACCAATTACTGATAGGATTTGTgacaaaggcaaaggcaaagtgaGCCCTGTGTATTCAGCAGTATATGGTGGTAATAAAGAATGTCTGGAAATGTTACTTAAAGAAGGCTACAGTCCAGATGCTCAAGAGTGCCTTAACTTCGACTGCAGATCACCCATGTGTATGGTCTTCCAAAAAGA gttttttcatttcattgataTTTTCCTGAAATACGGGATCACCTTACTTGGGATTAATTTGGGATATTGCCTCTTCCATGAGAAGTTTGCTTTGTTTCAACGCTTCTTGAAGCTGGGCTGTTTGCTGCCTTCTGGGGACCAATTGTCGGAGTTCATAAGTTACACAATTAAAGCGCATGAGGAGTACAAGGGATGGCTGCCTTTTCTGCTCTTGGCTGGTTTTAATCCAGTGAATTTAATGCGCAGATTCTG GATTTTCTCTGTGAGCGAGAATGCCCTTAACTTCATCCTGGAGTTCACGAACTGGAAGAGACTGCCTCCAGCTGTAGAGCAAGACCTTTCGGACTACAAAGAGAAGTTCACCTGGACTCCCAAGAGCCATTTTG cCTTCATTCCTTCCCTGTCTCATCTTTGTCGTCTTGAGATCCGGTCCATTTTAACGAGTGAACGCCTGCGATCGGACCGGTTTATCCGGGAATTGCCATTGCCAGCTTGTCTCCAGGACTACCTTCTCTACTTAGATGTACTGCGAGTCAACGCTATCCCAGAAGCGGAGGATTATCtggggcagagagaggagggagcTCCCTCTCCCAGTCACTCCAGCGCTGAAGATGCAGAGAGGAGGGATGCCTGTAACGCCGGTGTTAGGTGA
- the LOC142081187 gene encoding MAL-like protein: MASACPPAASTQPALPSGPAVFKTVPYAFILPEILCGSWVWILVAATSVSFPLLQGWVMYVSLTSCLISLLLLISYLFGFHKNSENWKVLDSLYHGATAILYMSAAALQANATIRSEFGPNSPLYYQLNSAASFFAFITTFLYILHAFSIYYQ; encoded by the exons ATGGCCTCGGCGTGTCCCCCTGCGGCCTCCACACAGCCCGCCTTGCCCTCCGGACCTGCCGTCTTCAAAACTGTCCCCTACGCGTTCATCCTACCAGAGATA CTCTGCGGGAGCTGGGTGTGGATCCTCGTCGCTGCTACCTCCGTCTCCTTCCCGCTGCTGCAGGGATGGGTGATGTACGTGTCCCTCACCTCCTGCCTCATCTCCTTGCTGCTCCTCATAAGCTACCTCTTCGGCTTTCACAAGAACAGCGAGAACTGGAAAGTGCTG GACAGTTTGTACCACGGCGCCACGGCCATTCTGTACATGAGCGCTGCTGCCTTGCAAGCCAATGCGACCATCCGCTCTGAGTTCGGCCCCAACTCGCCGCTTTACTACCAGCTCAACAGTGCCGCATCG tTCTTCGCCTTCATCACGACCTTCCTGTACATCCTCCACGCCTTCAGCATCTACTACCAGTGA